One Sediminibacillus dalangtanensis genomic region harbors:
- a CDS encoding Cof-type HAD-IIB family hydrolase has product MKMNQHLIALDLDGTLLTDNKVISEKTKKVVMQAKQAGHIVVIATGRPHRASIDYYKELELDTPMVNFNGALIHHPLDKKWDAVHSPLPNRTAKAIVQSCYDLEVNNIMAEVGDDVYLDRYDEELMKIFHTDQANPVTVGSLKNNLQNDPTSLLIHPQEEHIQELRSHLDDKHASVIEHRKWGAPWHVIEIVRKGLNKAVGLEKIARYFDIPQSHIIAFGDEDNDLEMIEYAGVGVAMGNGIEELKKLANHVAETNEADGIGGFLEEYLHLGVQSTSTK; this is encoded by the coding sequence ATGAAAATGAACCAGCATTTGATAGCATTGGATCTTGACGGAACCCTGCTTACAGACAACAAAGTAATAAGCGAGAAAACAAAAAAGGTAGTTATGCAGGCAAAACAAGCCGGCCATATCGTGGTGATTGCCACCGGCAGACCCCATCGTGCCAGCATTGACTATTACAAGGAACTGGAGTTGGACACCCCAATGGTGAACTTTAACGGAGCGTTGATTCATCATCCATTAGATAAAAAATGGGATGCCGTCCATTCACCGCTACCCAACCGGACAGCAAAAGCAATCGTCCAGTCTTGTTATGACTTGGAGGTCAACAATATCATGGCCGAGGTCGGGGACGACGTCTACCTTGATCGGTATGATGAAGAATTAATGAAAATCTTCCACACCGACCAGGCTAATCCTGTTACTGTCGGCAGCCTGAAAAATAACTTACAAAATGATCCAACCTCCCTGTTGATACACCCTCAGGAAGAACATATACAAGAGCTCCGCTCCCACCTGGATGACAAACACGCTTCCGTCATCGAACACCGCAAGTGGGGGGCTCCATGGCATGTGATCGAAATCGTCCGTAAAGGGCTGAATAAAGCAGTCGGACTGGAAAAAATCGCCCGCTATTTTGATATTCCACAGTCACACATTATTGCTTTTGGAGACGAAGACAACGATTTGGAAATGATTGAATATGCTGGTGTCGGCGTGGCGATGGGAAATGGCATCGAGGAACTGAAGAAATTGGCGAATCATGTCGCCGAAACCAATGAAGCGGATGGTATTGGTGGCTTCCTGGAAGAGTATTTGCATCTCGGAGTCCAAAGCACCAGTACTAAATAA
- a CDS encoding alpha/beta fold hydrolase, whose product MISVSREKWNEIPVLIVVDAEKSREPLPVLTYFHGYTSAKEHNLPLAYLLAEKGFRVILPDSILHGDRAEDLSANDMNIRFFEIVSQNIKDLQVIKNILEEKGLLLDERFGLAGTSMGGITTAAALTQYPWIKASAVLMGSPKITDYAKALVDQMKKSSADFEMSDEQIHTIYQQLETIDLSKQMDKLYERPLFFWHGEADPVVPFDHAYSFYNEVVPYYKNPESIRFLREVGRGHKVSRFAVLETVKWFDMQL is encoded by the coding sequence ATGATCAGCGTAAGCAGAGAAAAATGGAATGAGATTCCCGTCCTTATTGTCGTCGATGCAGAAAAAAGCAGAGAGCCACTGCCGGTCCTTACATATTTTCATGGCTACACAAGCGCTAAAGAACATAACCTGCCACTTGCTTATTTGCTCGCAGAAAAAGGCTTCCGGGTTATTCTCCCGGACAGTATCCTTCATGGGGATAGAGCCGAAGACTTATCAGCAAATGATATGAATATCCGTTTTTTTGAAATTGTCAGCCAAAACATAAAGGATTTGCAAGTGATTAAGAATATCCTGGAAGAAAAAGGGCTGCTGCTTGATGAAAGGTTCGGTCTTGCTGGAACCAGTATGGGAGGGATCACCACGGCCGCTGCCTTAACGCAATATCCTTGGATTAAAGCATCTGCGGTGCTGATGGGATCTCCGAAAATCACCGATTATGCGAAAGCATTGGTCGATCAAATGAAGAAATCCAGTGCTGATTTTGAAATGTCGGACGAACAGATTCATACCATTTATCAGCAGCTGGAGACCATTGATTTGTCGAAGCAGATGGACAAGCTATATGAACGGCCACTGTTTTTCTGGCATGGCGAAGCCGACCCGGTCGTACCTTTTGACCATGCATACAGTTTTTACAATGAAGTCGTTCCTTATTATAAAAATCCGGAAAGCATCCGTTTCTTACGCGAGGTCGGCCGAGGACACAAGGTCAGCAGGTTCGCTGTACTGGAGACCGTGAAATGGTTCGATATGCAATTGTAG
- a CDS encoding metal-sulfur cluster assembly factor: protein MEEALQENLMGALENVIDPELGIDIVNLGLVYGVDLDDNGVATVTMTLTAMGCPLAGHIEQDVKFVLSDIPEVKETNVNIVWNPPWSKDRMSRYAKIALGIPD, encoded by the coding sequence ATGGAGGAAGCGTTGCAGGAAAACTTGATGGGTGCTCTTGAGAACGTAATTGACCCGGAACTCGGGATAGATATTGTAAACTTAGGCCTTGTCTATGGAGTTGATTTAGACGATAACGGTGTGGCCACTGTCACCATGACATTGACGGCAATGGGCTGCCCACTGGCAGGCCATATTGAACAAGATGTCAAATTTGTTCTGAGCGACATCCCGGAGGTAAAGGAAACAAACGTCAATATCGTTTGGAATCCGCCTTGGTCGAAAGACCGGATGTCAAGATATGCAAAGATCGCTCTGGGTATTCCAGATTAA
- a CDS encoding undecaprenyl-diphosphate phosphatase, with protein MDFANDFWILVKYVFLGLFQGFTEPIPISSSGHLVLLRNLFQLDIHGLSFEILVNAGSLIAVLLVYKNDIFRLIQNGFRYLFTKQPETRDDFNFILYLIVGTIPAGIIGILFEEQIEHIFSFSKMVGITLIVTGIALWIIRNIKGYKNDGEITFKDALIVGLAQAVALIPGISRSGATIVGAMLLGMHKETALRYSFLLYIPVSLGTLVLSIGEIVNDDQFSALFIPHLLAFMAAIIATYYSLRWFINIMAKGNLKYFSFYCFIVGILAILFL; from the coding sequence ATGGATTTTGCCAACGATTTTTGGATTTTAGTCAAATATGTATTTTTAGGATTGTTTCAAGGGTTTACAGAGCCGATACCGATTTCATCCAGCGGCCACCTCGTCCTCCTGAGGAATTTATTCCAGTTGGACATTCATGGATTGTCCTTTGAAATTTTAGTAAACGCAGGTTCGTTAATTGCGGTACTGCTTGTTTACAAAAATGATATTTTCCGTTTAATTCAAAACGGATTCCGTTATCTGTTCACCAAACAGCCGGAAACACGAGACGATTTTAATTTCATTTTGTACTTGATCGTCGGAACCATTCCGGCCGGCATTATCGGAATTTTGTTCGAAGAACAGATTGAACATATATTCAGTTTTTCGAAAATGGTCGGTATCACCTTGATTGTCACAGGAATTGCCTTGTGGATCATCCGCAATATTAAAGGATACAAAAATGACGGCGAGATCACATTCAAGGATGCGCTTATCGTCGGACTGGCACAGGCTGTGGCGTTGATACCGGGAATCAGCCGTTCAGGAGCCACGATCGTCGGTGCCATGCTGCTTGGCATGCATAAAGAAACCGCACTGCGTTACTCGTTTTTGCTTTATATTCCCGTAAGTCTGGGTACGCTTGTGCTCAGCATCGGGGAGATTGTGAACGATGATCAGTTCAGCGCCCTGTTCATCCCTCACTTGCTTGCGTTTATGGCTGCCATTATTGCCACCTATTATTCGTTGCGGTGGTTTATAAATATCATGGCAAAAGGAAACTTAAAATATTTTTCCTTCTACTGCTTCATTGTCGGTATTCTTGCCATATTGTTCTTATAA
- a CDS encoding YjzD family protein has protein sequence MRYLWTVIWSFLLSFLISYVLSSMGGATLPFDQVLVLTVIFSVAIFLLGGALKEETE, from the coding sequence TTGCGTTATCTTTGGACAGTTATCTGGTCATTTTTACTTAGCTTTTTGATATCGTATGTATTATCAAGCATGGGCGGAGCAACTCTACCGTTCGATCAGGTGCTTGTGTTAACAGTAATTTTTTCTGTAGCAATTTTTCTTTTAGGCGGTGCCTTGAAGGAAGAAACAGAATAG
- a CDS encoding BMP family ABC transporter substrate-binding protein: MKNRYRFVPLVFLAGFCFLLAAGCSTMGGGEINRVGMLVENSIHDQTWGNKGYQGLLKIKEEYDVDVYFKEGIQTQQDVNRAVEEFSNQGINLIFGHSSNYGKMLDEINEAYPDIHFVYFNGGYTGDNLTSVNFNSHAMGFFSGMVAGKMTSTNNVGLIGAFEWQPEIEGFYEGVNYQNPDAYVHMNFVNSWNDSDRALDLLEQMSAKDVDVFYPTGDQFSVQVINKVKEKGLYAIGYVTDQASLGKNTVLTSTVQHVDDIYLQTAEAFNEGKLKGDVRTYDFQDGGITMGEFSPEVPESFVEEIQDAIDRYKDTGLLPNEQ, encoded by the coding sequence GTGAAAAATAGATACCGATTTGTTCCGCTTGTCTTCCTTGCCGGTTTCTGTTTCCTTTTGGCAGCCGGCTGCTCCACTATGGGTGGAGGAGAAATCAACAGGGTCGGCATGCTTGTTGAAAATTCCATCCATGATCAGACTTGGGGAAATAAAGGCTATCAGGGACTTTTGAAAATCAAAGAAGAATATGATGTAGACGTATATTTTAAAGAAGGTATCCAAACACAGCAGGATGTCAATCGAGCTGTCGAGGAATTCTCTAACCAGGGGATTAATTTAATCTTTGGTCACAGTAGTAACTACGGAAAAATGCTCGATGAAATCAATGAGGCGTATCCAGACATTCATTTCGTTTACTTCAATGGAGGATATACAGGTGATAATTTGACATCCGTCAATTTTAATTCTCATGCCATGGGATTTTTCAGTGGAATGGTGGCCGGAAAAATGACCTCTACCAACAATGTCGGATTGATCGGTGCTTTTGAATGGCAGCCGGAAATTGAGGGCTTTTATGAGGGAGTCAATTACCAAAATCCCGACGCATATGTACATATGAATTTCGTGAATAGCTGGAATGACAGCGACAGGGCTTTGGATTTGCTGGAACAAATGAGCGCAAAAGACGTCGATGTTTTCTATCCGACAGGAGATCAGTTCAGTGTCCAGGTGATCAACAAAGTAAAAGAAAAAGGATTATATGCAATCGGTTATGTCACCGATCAGGCTAGTTTGGGCAAAAACACGGTATTGACCAGTACCGTTCAGCATGTCGATGATATTTACTTGCAAACAGCGGAAGCTTTCAATGAAGGAAAACTGAAAGGAGATGTGAGGACATACGACTTTCAGGATGGAGGAATCACAATGGGGGAATTCAGTCCTGAAGTACCGGAGAGCTTTGTTGAAGAAATCCAGGATGCGATTGACCGATATAAAGACACCGGCTTGCTGCCAAATGAACAATAA
- a CDS encoding beta-ketoacyl-ACP synthase III, protein MRAGITGTGHYVPEKVLTNFDLEKIVDTTDEWIRTRTGIEERRIAEDDMDTSEMAYRAAVNAMEEAGITAKDLDMIMVATVTPDTPFPSVSCMLQDRLGADKVAAMDLSAACSGFMYGMVTAKQFIDTGVYKNILVVGVEKLSKITDWTDRNTCVLFGDGAGAAIIGEVSDERGILSFELGADGSGGKYLFQDKDYLSMNGREVFKFAVRQMPESSVNVVEKAGYKREDVDYLIPHQANIRIMEAAREKLGIPEERMAASVKKYGNTSAASIPIALSEGVKNGKIKEDDLVVLVGFGGGLTWGAVAFKYGR, encoded by the coding sequence ATGAGGGCAGGTATAACAGGTACCGGTCACTATGTACCGGAAAAAGTGCTCACCAATTTTGATTTGGAAAAAATAGTTGATACAACAGATGAATGGATCCGGACGAGGACCGGGATTGAAGAGAGAAGAATTGCAGAAGATGATATGGATACGTCGGAAATGGCATACCGAGCCGCAGTGAACGCGATGGAAGAAGCGGGTATTACGGCAAAAGACCTGGATATGATCATGGTGGCGACCGTGACTCCAGATACACCATTTCCATCCGTATCATGCATGCTGCAGGATCGGTTGGGAGCCGATAAGGTTGCGGCAATGGATTTAAGCGCCGCGTGTTCCGGTTTTATGTATGGCATGGTAACAGCCAAACAGTTCATTGATACCGGTGTTTATAAAAATATCCTTGTCGTAGGAGTGGAAAAACTGTCCAAAATCACGGACTGGACGGACCGTAACACTTGTGTCCTGTTCGGTGACGGTGCTGGAGCAGCAATTATCGGTGAAGTCAGTGACGAACGCGGCATTTTATCTTTCGAACTGGGAGCTGACGGATCAGGCGGTAAATATCTGTTTCAAGATAAGGACTACTTGAGCATGAACGGCCGCGAGGTGTTCAAGTTTGCAGTACGGCAGATGCCAGAGTCTTCGGTGAATGTAGTCGAAAAAGCTGGATACAAACGGGAAGACGTCGATTATTTAATTCCTCATCAAGCCAATATTCGAATCATGGAAGCAGCGCGCGAGAAACTTGGCATTCCAGAAGAAAGAATGGCGGCGTCGGTAAAGAAATATGGAAATACCTCGGCAGCTTCCATTCCGATTGCTTTGTCAGAAGGAGTAAAAAACGGTAAAATAAAGGAAGATGACTTAGTGGTTCTTGTCGGTTTTGGCGGAGGACTTACATGGGGTGCGGTTGCATTCAAATATGGTAGATAA
- the fabF gene encoding beta-ketoacyl-ACP synthase II, whose product MENRRVVITGLGAVSPVGNDVDTMWGNIIEGTSGIDFVTKVDKDDFPAKVAGEVKDWDPVNYMEKKEAKRMDLFTQYAVGAAKMAVKDADLDITEELAPRVGVWVGSGIGGMKTYEEQFEKFQEKGYRRVSPFFVPMLIPDMAAGQISIQLGAKGINSCTVTACASGTNSIGDAYKVIQRGDADVMITGGAEAPLTKMAFAGFSTAKALTFNDDPKTASRPFDQNRDGFVMGEGAGILVIESLESAKQRGAKIYGEIVGYGSAGDAYHITSPAPEGEGAVRAMNQAISDAGVDASQIAYINAHGTSTELNDPFETKAIKQVFGGHAENLAISSTKSMTGHLLGAAGAIEAIISVKSINESILPPTINLETPDPECDLDYVANQARQQEYEYALSNSLGFGGHNATLIFKKYQDA is encoded by the coding sequence ATGGAGAATAGACGTGTAGTTATCACAGGGCTGGGAGCTGTCAGCCCTGTCGGTAATGATGTAGACACGATGTGGGGAAATATAATAGAAGGAACATCCGGAATCGATTTTGTGACAAAAGTAGACAAAGACGATTTTCCAGCGAAAGTTGCCGGTGAGGTGAAAGACTGGGATCCGGTAAATTACATGGAGAAAAAAGAAGCCAAACGGATGGATTTGTTTACACAATATGCCGTCGGAGCGGCAAAAATGGCGGTCAAGGACGCGGACTTGGATATCACGGAAGAACTGGCCCCGCGGGTTGGTGTTTGGGTCGGTTCCGGAATCGGCGGCATGAAGACATACGAAGAGCAATTCGAAAAGTTTCAGGAAAAAGGCTATCGCCGGGTTAGTCCGTTCTTTGTACCAATGCTTATACCAGATATGGCAGCTGGCCAGATCTCGATCCAATTGGGAGCGAAAGGCATTAATTCCTGCACGGTAACCGCTTGTGCATCAGGAACGAATTCCATCGGTGACGCCTATAAAGTCATTCAGCGTGGAGATGCAGATGTTATGATTACCGGTGGCGCGGAAGCACCGCTCACGAAAATGGCTTTCGCCGGTTTTTCCACGGCAAAAGCGTTGACGTTCAATGACGATCCGAAAACAGCGAGTCGTCCATTCGATCAAAATCGTGACGGATTTGTCATGGGCGAAGGTGCAGGAATACTGGTTATTGAATCGTTGGAATCTGCAAAACAGCGCGGAGCAAAAATTTACGGTGAGATAGTAGGTTACGGATCTGCTGGAGATGCTTATCATATTACTTCTCCAGCTCCAGAAGGGGAAGGCGCAGTTCGTGCTATGAATCAGGCAATAAGCGATGCAGGCGTTGACGCTTCTCAAATTGCTTATATCAATGCCCATGGAACAAGTACCGAATTAAACGATCCTTTTGAAACAAAAGCAATCAAGCAAGTTTTCGGAGGGCATGCTGAAAACTTGGCGATATCTTCTACCAAATCGATGACCGGCCACTTGCTGGGAGCTGCAGGGGCCATTGAAGCAATTATTTCGGTAAAATCCATTAATGAGAGCATTTTACCGCCAACGATCAATTTGGAAACTCCAGATCCAGAATGTGATCTCGATTACGTCGCGAATCAAGCGAGACAGCAGGAATACGAATATGCTTTGAGTAACTCGCTCGGATTCGGCGGTCACAATGCGACCCTCATTTTCAAGAAATACCAGGATGCATAA
- a CDS encoding YjbA family protein, with protein MLYLHDVWVNWFEGEENGYNVCAFHEWRKEDGIELLDQVPVLYIDEMLYHYIENDLQDLPKSLLEAIHQRAYLRKNQERISLEYACVITDGQSILAIDTMGYHLPVRKSRLIPRQERLVYDLIDGTSRLEFSFSPEQREKEYHILSLSPDSMLGLTRKERQLKQLLMMALDQLEGTKNLQEVRYWLTEWNPDQYSQIREMDFDAAWQALYEGVSPGWSRAHEELCAKLVKGQPFFEKMYELEQNQDQQNTYKRML; from the coding sequence ATGTTGTATTTACACGACGTATGGGTGAATTGGTTTGAAGGCGAAGAAAACGGCTATAATGTTTGTGCATTTCATGAATGGAGAAAAGAAGACGGCATTGAACTGCTGGATCAGGTACCGGTTCTTTACATTGATGAAATGTTGTACCACTATATAGAAAATGATTTGCAGGATCTGCCAAAAAGCCTGCTCGAAGCAATCCATCAGCGGGCATATTTGCGGAAAAACCAGGAGCGGATATCTTTGGAATATGCGTGTGTGATCACAGATGGCCAATCGATTTTGGCAATCGATACGATGGGTTACCATCTGCCGGTTCGAAAAAGCAGGTTGATACCGAGACAGGAACGTCTGGTATATGATCTAATTGACGGCACAAGCAGGCTGGAGTTTTCTTTTTCACCGGAACAAAGGGAGAAAGAATATCATATATTGTCACTTTCACCTGATTCGATGCTCGGACTAACAAGGAAAGAACGACAGCTAAAGCAATTATTGATGATGGCTTTGGATCAGCTGGAGGGTACGAAAAACTTACAGGAAGTCCGTTACTGGCTGACAGAGTGGAACCCAGATCAATATTCGCAAATTCGGGAGATGGACTTTGACGCTGCCTGGCAAGCCTTGTATGAAGGCGTGAGCCCGGGATGGAGCAGAGCTCATGAAGAACTTTGTGCCAAGCTGGTAAAGGGGCAGCCATTTTTCGAGAAAATGTATGAGCTAGAACAGAATCAGGACCAGCAAAATACTTACAAACGAATGCTTTAA
- the trpS gene encoding tryptophan--tRNA ligase, with amino-acid sequence MKTIFSGIQPSGTLTLGNYLGAMKQFVDLQEENHCYFCIVDEHAITVPQDRLKLRDNIRSLAALYLASGIDPEKSTLFIQSEVAAHTQLGWMLQSISYIGELERMTQFKDKSAGKEAVSSSLLTYPPLMAADILLYKTDIVPVGDDQKQHLELTRNLAQRFNNKFNDIFTVPEVSIPKTGARIMSLQDPTKKMSKSDSNQKASIFMLDDEKKIEKKIKSAVTDSEGIVKFDKENKPGVSNLLAIHASCTGSSIAELESKYQDKGYGQFKQDTADAVISVLKPLQERYYELIDSQELDDILDNGADKAEQAANKMLAKAKKAMGLGRVKKKPKK; translated from the coding sequence TTGAAGACTATATTTTCGGGAATTCAGCCGAGCGGAACGCTGACACTCGGAAACTATCTGGGAGCAATGAAACAATTTGTGGACTTACAGGAAGAAAACCACTGTTATTTTTGTATTGTCGACGAGCATGCGATTACCGTTCCACAAGACCGTTTAAAACTGCGTGACAACATCCGCTCGCTGGCAGCTCTCTACTTGGCATCAGGAATAGATCCAGAAAAATCGACATTGTTCATCCAGTCCGAGGTGGCAGCACATACACAGCTGGGTTGGATGTTGCAATCCATCAGTTATATCGGCGAATTGGAGCGGATGACACAATTCAAAGACAAATCGGCAGGAAAAGAAGCAGTTTCTTCATCACTGCTTACCTATCCTCCTCTAATGGCTGCGGACATTTTGCTTTATAAAACAGATATAGTGCCAGTAGGGGATGACCAAAAGCAGCATTTGGAACTAACCCGTAATTTAGCGCAAAGGTTCAACAATAAGTTTAATGACATCTTTACCGTGCCGGAAGTAAGTATTCCAAAAACTGGTGCAAGAATTATGTCGCTACAAGACCCAACCAAAAAAATGAGCAAATCAGATTCGAATCAAAAGGCATCCATTTTCATGCTGGATGACGAGAAAAAAATCGAAAAGAAAATCAAAAGTGCCGTCACAGATTCAGAGGGTATTGTTAAATTTGATAAAGAAAATAAACCGGGTGTTTCCAACCTGCTTGCCATTCACGCCAGTTGTACCGGCTCCTCTATCGCTGAACTGGAAAGCAAGTATCAGGACAAAGGTTATGGCCAATTTAAACAGGATACCGCTGATGCAGTTATTTCCGTACTCAAGCCTCTCCAAGAGCGATACTATGAGTTGATCGACTCGCAGGAGCTTGATGACATTCTGGATAACGGTGCTGATAAAGCGGAGCAGGCAGCAAACAAAATGCTTGCCAAAGCCAAAAAAGCAATGGGACTGGGCAGAGTCAAAAAGAAACCGAAAAAGTAA
- a CDS encoding DUF3899 domain-containing protein yields MKVLQNKWALLGINLAVGLAFFLIAAPALQLEHLINILFYFGACWLFVGIFLWIVHGGFFDGVVYGFRKSFERSFKRRDYLSDNDTVPSEKVSISFVKAACFQGIGLLILMLFLLAWFYAG; encoded by the coding sequence ATGAAAGTCCTTCAAAATAAATGGGCGCTGCTTGGCATAAACCTTGCAGTCGGCCTTGCTTTTTTCCTGATTGCCGCTCCTGCACTGCAACTGGAACATCTGATCAATATCCTTTTTTATTTCGGAGCATGCTGGCTGTTTGTCGGGATATTTTTATGGATTGTCCATGGCGGTTTTTTTGATGGCGTCGTTTATGGTTTCAGGAAATCCTTCGAACGGAGCTTCAAGCGGAGAGATTATCTTTCAGATAATGATACGGTACCTTCTGAAAAAGTAAGCATTTCCTTTGTCAAAGCAGCGTGCTTTCAGGGTATCGGTTTACTGATTTTGATGCTTTTCCTGCTAGCTTGGTTTTATGCAGGTTAG